Proteins encoded together in one Nocardioides marinisabuli window:
- a CDS encoding HPr family phosphocarrier protein, which translates to MPSKTVTVGSAVGLHARPAATISEAAADLDSEVFLAVDGEEPVEASSALLIMTLGAGKGDQVTVSGDDQGDVDTIAALVEQDLDA; encoded by the coding sequence ATGCCCAGCAAGACCGTCACCGTCGGCTCCGCCGTCGGCCTGCACGCCCGTCCCGCGGCCACCATCTCCGAGGCGGCCGCCGACCTCGACAGCGAGGTCTTCCTGGCCGTCGATGGCGAGGAGCCGGTCGAGGCGTCGTCCGCGCTGCTCATCATGACCCTCGGCGCCGGCAAGGGCGACCAGGTCACCGTGTCGGGCGACGACCAGGGCGACGTCGACACGATCGCGGCCCTGGTCGAGCAGGACCTCGACGCCTGA